In Pontiella desulfatans, one DNA window encodes the following:
- the modA gene encoding molybdate ABC transporter substrate-binding protein produces MKMQAGILILVMLSAGCDSSKPKTVSLYAAAGLRDAVEVLRAGFSRQTGMEIEVDYAGSGVVLARVQKDPSADLFLPADVWYVDRLNELAGLVEESVPVAQLIPVLIVAKGNPKDITSVVDLTRPDVKTAMGNPKACQIGRLSKLMLDRAGLDWEHVVDEESLTVNELAIWVKMNAADAAVVWASTAATVADSVEVIELEAKPDEISMVNCALIKTAPNAAAAQAFIQFMAGPEGQQIFVQTGFAGVEKTK; encoded by the coding sequence ATGAAAATGCAGGCAGGAATTTTGATTTTGGTGATGCTGAGCGCGGGGTGCGATTCCTCGAAGCCGAAGACGGTGTCACTGTATGCGGCGGCGGGTCTGCGCGATGCCGTTGAAGTGTTGAGAGCCGGATTCTCTCGACAGACGGGCATGGAGATCGAGGTGGATTATGCCGGAAGCGGCGTGGTTCTTGCCCGTGTTCAGAAAGATCCTTCAGCCGATCTATTCCTGCCCGCCGATGTCTGGTATGTTGATCGCTTGAATGAGTTGGCGGGGCTGGTCGAAGAGTCAGTTCCGGTTGCTCAGCTGATTCCTGTTTTGATTGTTGCCAAGGGCAACCCGAAGGACATCACGAGCGTGGTTGACCTGACTCGCCCTGATGTGAAAACCGCAATGGGTAATCCCAAGGCTTGTCAGATTGGACGACTCAGTAAACTGATGCTGGATCGCGCCGGACTGGATTGGGAGCATGTGGTGGACGAGGAGTCATTGACCGTCAATGAGCTGGCGATTTGGGTGAAGATGAATGCCGCAGATGCGGCAGTGGTTTGGGCTTCTACGGCGGCGACTGTGGCCGATAGCGTAGAGGTGATTGAACTGGAGGCCAAGCCCGATGAAATTTCGATGGTCAATTGTGCGCTAATCAAAACCGCCCCGAATGCGGCGGCGGCTCAGGCGTTTATTCAGTTTATGGCCGGACCGGAAGGTCAGCAGATTTTTGTGCAGACGGGATTTGCGGGAGTTGAAAAAACAAAGTGA
- a CDS encoding MFS transporter, whose amino-acid sequence MTKKTPQTNEVHRERNALKDEPGLPEGCVGPQDAKRGEVAIYAFGNIEESASNQFFIYFQQILTIAMHVHPMLLGLILGVRTLIDAVTDPIMAYITDNARTRWGRRRPFILVGGVLRMLLLIAICVFIPRGGHLSSNSVMEAQKFANEAVVTAGKAQESAVKIREQIETAEPEIRLKMLGILSEREVACAEAIQKMEQNRDALVEDVARRKGEVEDKQAELDTIRTEFAESPELEEKLIAAQGRVDFAEGKFTTADQLLKKMNKAHRQAIATVELSRYMLDAFAADSTAPQWGDIAAAQARADILCATAGLEPLSLFEIDPPPPPQRSAKKKGSWAKITDGIAAFKAPENAAQQKLVVFILIVFVLFALFTTVNSVPYYALGIELCPSYDGRTRVVAYRGFIDQATRLLMPWIPALCFSLWFANAIDGLFWVAAAIGSVGICTTVLLFWKVRERTEISTVKKEKINIFVTMWQLAKNPHFLRIFALYALVMLTTGMFQLINFYLNVYWVMGSALSGAKIVGAISMIASVLGMACIPLINTACRRFEKHRALRFGIIWMAAGAALKWWCMNPDHPEYQIVLPFFYSVGIISVYTILPTLMADVTDMDELENGFRREGMFGAVMSFMNKIVGTFVPILAGVALAIAGIDPSLEYRQLPDTIFRLRLMDSFIPAGMLLICLVVLWKYPLTRRKVEEVKSELHRRHQAERAGANE is encoded by the coding sequence ATGACGAAAAAAACCCCCCAGACTAACGAGGTGCACAGAGAGAGGAACGCTCTGAAGGATGAGCCCGGTCTTCCCGAAGGATGTGTAGGACCGCAGGATGCCAAGCGGGGCGAGGTGGCTATTTATGCATTCGGCAATATCGAAGAGTCTGCTTCCAATCAGTTCTTTATCTATTTCCAGCAGATCCTGACCATCGCCATGCATGTGCATCCGATGTTGCTCGGACTGATTCTGGGCGTTCGCACCCTGATCGATGCGGTTACCGATCCGATCATGGCCTATATCACCGACAATGCCCGCACGCGCTGGGGCCGCCGCCGCCCCTTTATTCTGGTCGGCGGGGTGCTTCGCATGCTGCTTCTGATCGCGATTTGCGTCTTTATCCCCCGAGGAGGGCATTTGTCGAGCAATTCGGTAATGGAGGCTCAGAAATTCGCGAATGAGGCGGTCGTGACTGCCGGCAAGGCGCAAGAGTCCGCCGTAAAGATTCGGGAGCAAATCGAGACGGCTGAACCCGAAATACGTTTAAAAATGCTAGGGATTCTGTCAGAAAGAGAAGTGGCTTGTGCAGAAGCCATTCAGAAGATGGAGCAGAACCGGGATGCGCTGGTGGAAGATGTCGCCCGACGCAAGGGTGAGGTCGAGGACAAGCAGGCGGAACTGGATACGATCCGTACGGAGTTTGCCGAGTCTCCGGAACTCGAAGAAAAATTGATTGCGGCTCAGGGACGGGTGGATTTTGCGGAGGGTAAATTCACCACCGCCGACCAGCTGCTGAAAAAAATGAACAAGGCGCATCGCCAGGCGATTGCCACCGTTGAATTGTCGCGCTATATGCTGGATGCCTTTGCCGCAGACTCCACAGCCCCGCAGTGGGGCGATATCGCAGCGGCGCAGGCTCGGGCCGATATTCTGTGCGCGACGGCAGGTCTGGAGCCCTTGAGTCTGTTCGAGATTGATCCGCCTCCGCCTCCGCAACGATCCGCAAAGAAAAAAGGCTCCTGGGCAAAAATTACGGACGGAATTGCTGCCTTCAAGGCACCGGAGAATGCGGCGCAGCAAAAGCTTGTTGTTTTTATCCTGATTGTATTTGTCCTGTTCGCGCTCTTTACCACCGTCAATTCGGTTCCCTACTATGCGCTGGGGATTGAACTCTGTCCCTCATACGACGGGCGCACTCGGGTGGTCGCCTATCGCGGCTTTATCGATCAGGCTACACGCCTGCTGATGCCATGGATTCCCGCGCTTTGCTTTTCCCTCTGGTTTGCGAATGCCATTGACGGGCTGTTCTGGGTCGCGGCGGCGATTGGATCTGTCGGAATCTGCACGACCGTTCTGCTCTTCTGGAAAGTTCGCGAGCGAACCGAAATCAGCACCGTGAAAAAGGAAAAGATCAACATTTTCGTCACCATGTGGCAGCTGGCAAAAAACCCTCATTTCCTCCGGATATTCGCGCTCTATGCACTGGTGATGCTGACGACCGGAATGTTTCAGCTCATCAACTTCTATCTCAATGTCTACTGGGTGATGGGCTCCGCGCTTTCCGGTGCAAAGATCGTTGGAGCCATCTCCATGATCGCCTCCGTTCTGGGCATGGCCTGTATTCCGCTCATCAATACGGCCTGCCGTCGTTTTGAAAAACACCGCGCATTGCGTTTCGGCATTATCTGGATGGCGGCGGGCGCGGCGCTTAAGTGGTGGTGCATGAATCCGGATCATCCGGAATACCAGATTGTGCTTCCCTTCTTTTACAGCGTGGGGATCATCTCGGTTTACACCATCCTGCCGACGTTAATGGCTGACGTGACGGATATGGACGAACTGGAGAACGGCTTTCGACGTGAGGGCATGTTCGGCGCGGTCATGTCCTTTATGAATAAAATTGTAGGAACCTTCGTTCCAATTCTTGCTGGTGTGGCCCTGGCGATTGCCGGCATCGATCCTTCCCTTGAGTATCGGCAACTGCCCGACACGATCTTCCGCCTGCGCCTAATGGATTCGTTCATCCCGGCCGGCATGTTGCTCATCTGCCTGGTCGTATTGTGGAAATATCCGCTCACTCGCAGAAAAGTGGAAGAAGTCAAATCGGAGCTGCATCGCCGCCATCAGGCCGAAAGAGCAGGAGCTAATGAATGA
- a CDS encoding sulfatase family protein yields the protein MKPMNILYLHAHDAGRYVQPYGFPFETPNLMAFARESVLFRKAFCVAPTCGPSRAALLSGQYPHQIGMYGLPGNHQGWVFDDYGKHLVNQLNKQGYQTVLAGAQHEGNHAEHFPEIEYERVLEREEPVREQDGEFYPETINKVEAFLATRKDERPFFLSVGIDEPHRDNIPRPELNLHGAGDRFSKTRYYDPDKLDYRYTAPPPWLPDLPELRKDMESYREGVQIMDEYMGRVLYALKHNGLEENTLVIITTDHGIEFAGGKKTLSEQGTQVMLMIRGPKGADTPFTGGKVVEPMVTQLDIYPTLCELLGMKVPQKLEGDSLLPLIAGQVEALHEAVFMEQTYHGNLEPLRAVRTERYKYVRRHLPVGPLMRADGPSSRVMEKIGWFDRPLGHEELFDLYLDPWEACNRVADPDYAEIKVELSARLDAWMQETGDPFPTGIFPTPPNE from the coding sequence ATGAAACCGATGAATATTCTTTACCTTCACGCGCACGATGCTGGCCGCTATGTGCAGCCTTATGGGTTTCCGTTTGAGACTCCGAATCTGATGGCGTTCGCCCGCGAAAGTGTCCTTTTTCGCAAAGCCTTCTGCGTTGCGCCAACCTGCGGGCCGAGCCGAGCCGCGCTTCTTTCCGGCCAGTATCCTCATCAGATCGGAATGTATGGACTTCCGGGCAATCATCAGGGCTGGGTGTTTGATGACTACGGCAAGCATCTGGTCAATCAGCTGAACAAACAGGGTTACCAAACCGTGCTCGCCGGTGCGCAGCACGAGGGCAATCATGCGGAGCATTTCCCTGAGATCGAATATGAGCGCGTACTGGAACGTGAGGAACCCGTTCGCGAACAGGACGGGGAGTTTTATCCAGAAACTATCAATAAGGTTGAAGCGTTTCTAGCCACTCGAAAGGATGAGCGCCCGTTCTTCCTTTCCGTCGGTATCGACGAGCCGCATCGCGACAACATTCCTCGCCCGGAACTCAACCTCCACGGCGCCGGCGACCGCTTTTCCAAAACCCGTTATTACGATCCCGACAAACTGGATTACCGCTATACGGCACCGCCGCCGTGGCTCCCCGACCTGCCGGAATTGCGCAAAGACATGGAAAGTTACCGCGAAGGCGTACAGATCATGGACGAATACATGGGCCGGGTTCTCTACGCACTTAAGCATAACGGGCTGGAGGAAAACACGCTGGTGATCATAACAACGGATCATGGAATTGAATTTGCCGGCGGTAAAAAGACGCTATCGGAGCAAGGGACTCAGGTGATGTTGATGATTCGCGGGCCGAAGGGTGCGGATACACCGTTCACCGGAGGGAAAGTGGTGGAGCCCATGGTTACGCAACTGGATATCTATCCGACCCTGTGTGAGCTGCTGGGGATGAAGGTTCCGCAGAAACTGGAAGGCGACAGCCTGCTGCCGCTCATTGCCGGGCAGGTCGAGGCGCTGCATGAGGCTGTGTTTATGGAGCAGACCTATCACGGGAATTTAGAACCGTTGCGTGCGGTCCGCACTGAGCGCTATAAATATGTTCGCCGTCATCTGCCCGTCGGCCCGCTTATGCGGGCAGACGGACCCAGTTCTCGGGTGATGGAAAAGATCGGCTGGTTTGATCGTCCGCTTGGGCACGAGGAGCTGTTCGATTTGTATCTTGACCCGTGGGAAGCCTGCAACCGCGTAGCTGATCCGGACTATGCCGAAATCAAAGTGGAACTGTCCGCCAGATTGGATGCATGGATGCAGGAGACCGGCGACCCGTTCCCGACCGGAATATTTCCGACTCCTCCGAATGAATGA
- a CDS encoding glycoside hydrolase family 38 N-terminal domain-containing protein, whose protein sequence is MNLEEVETKETLMNKYVAIFHANLNYAFLIPESYERVIRSSYEVIIDGFDKYPDEKYVFEASGYTIEQMAEITPDVLEKLKAAISRGQCDFMGAPYSHPIMANIPEEDGYWSCEFAQRVYEKHLGMRAESFWNPECTWMQYVPNAFARAGIKYLTLDFESYMTCTDKDYSWTERNRTHDMNWGGHLPWYDLDPNCKFLHRPFKNIVPGLAGFCRSDRLIGKYLSYFRGNTTVEEYVENVKKWSGDGQGATIIIADDAEYCGTTGYYFIKYKGDYSQTFLTDPTAAEKLDALIRGVQKIGSLVGFKEACTEIEPVEEPFFVEDRFAWHRTYADAWANTPEARAWEPLLQANRDEYKEKYQPIVEAEENKEKFKELVEKFWFHMTNSANSDGRWPPPPQVTCEFNRDWCLHEIEEARNVLVELAEAVKGYKLPESEEVVMPAKNDWRYGFRFTDKDPEDIKHLNSYEIQHAIYYAHKMVDSDNAERVQHGKKLLVQIFDELDSRGMKGIRPGSISGGKAHGTVSAKVATNKD, encoded by the coding sequence GCGAACCTGAACTACGCCTTCCTGATTCCGGAAAGTTACGAGCGGGTGATTCGCTCTTCTTACGAAGTCATCATCGACGGGTTTGATAAGTACCCGGATGAAAAATATGTGTTTGAAGCCTCCGGCTACACGATTGAGCAGATGGCGGAAATCACGCCGGATGTGCTTGAAAAGCTGAAGGCCGCCATTAGTCGCGGGCAGTGCGACTTCATGGGCGCACCGTACTCGCACCCAATCATGGCTAACATTCCAGAGGAAGACGGCTACTGGTCTTGTGAGTTTGCGCAGCGTGTTTACGAAAAACATCTTGGAATGCGCGCCGAAAGTTTTTGGAATCCTGAATGCACATGGATGCAGTATGTTCCGAACGCCTTCGCCCGCGCGGGCATCAAATATCTTACGCTCGACTTTGAGTCCTACATGACCTGCACCGATAAGGACTACAGCTGGACCGAGCGCAATCGAACTCACGACATGAACTGGGGCGGGCATCTGCCGTGGTACGACCTCGACCCGAACTGTAAATTCCTGCATCGTCCGTTCAAAAACATCGTTCCCGGTCTTGCCGGGTTCTGCCGCTCCGACCGTCTGATCGGGAAGTACCTTTCTTACTTCCGGGGCAATACCACTGTAGAAGAGTATGTCGAAAACGTCAAAAAATGGAGCGGCGATGGGCAGGGTGCCACGATCATCATCGCCGACGACGCTGAATATTGCGGAACCACCGGGTACTATTTCATCAAATACAAGGGCGACTACTCGCAGACCTTTCTGACCGACCCGACCGCAGCAGAAAAACTGGATGCGCTGATTCGCGGCGTTCAAAAAATCGGTTCGCTGGTTGGCTTTAAAGAAGCCTGCACCGAAATCGAACCGGTCGAAGAACCCTTTTTTGTAGAAGATCGATTTGCGTGGCACCGCACCTACGCTGACGCATGGGCCAACACCCCGGAAGCGCGGGCGTGGGAACCGCTCCTGCAGGCCAATCGCGATGAGTATAAAGAAAAATATCAACCCATCGTTGAGGCCGAAGAGAACAAGGAAAAGTTCAAAGAGCTGGTCGAAAAATTCTGGTTCCACATGACTAATTCCGCCAACTCCGACGGACGCTGGCCGCCCCCGCCGCAGGTCACCTGTGAGTTCAACCGCGACTGGTGCCTCCATGAGATCGAAGAAGCCAGAAACGTGCTCGTTGAGCTGGCCGAAGCCGTCAAAGGTTATAAATTACCGGAGTCGGAAGAGGTGGTCATGCCGGCCAAAAACGATTGGCGCTACGGCTTCCGCTTCACCGATAAAGATCCGGAGGATATCAAACACCTTAACAGCTATGAGATTCAGCACGCCATTTACTATGCTCACAAAATGGTCGATAGTGATAACGCTGAACGGGTTCAGCACGGCAAAAAACTGCTCGTTCAAATCTTTGATGAACTCGATTCGCGCGGAATGAAGGGCATCCGCCCCGGCAGCATTTCCGGCGGGAAAGCACACGGAACCGTGTCTGCAAAGGTTGCCACCAATAAAGATTAA
- a CDS encoding NAD-dependent epimerase/dehydratase family protein — MKVFIVGGTGLLGSHITTQLLEKGHEVTLFSRHADAIPAYRTMSGVQLVNGSYYDEEALKKALPGHDACINIVLTWGDSARTMLDNDTRPCVMLMELAAQVGIKSFVFVSSTAALGEYRRDMDEGMISKPMEPPFDFYCASKRATELFLLAQTYRCDMRCNIVRPGAFFGRPAVKGVRMHGNDIFTKLARSIRDNEPVEIVENTGTQYLAVQDLACVVNACLYGSMNREIYFVLSKIWYTHEQIAKAAIRIAGSKCDLVLLPNPEKDEPKLYKLDKIKNHFGFEFDAWPEIQGTLEYLITVPESSDL, encoded by the coding sequence ATGAAGGTTTTTATTGTTGGCGGAACCGGATTGCTTGGCTCGCATATCACAACGCAGCTGCTTGAAAAGGGTCACGAGGTGACGCTGTTCAGCCGCCATGCAGATGCGATCCCGGCGTACAGAACCATGTCCGGTGTCCAGCTGGTGAACGGCAGCTATTATGACGAAGAAGCGCTTAAAAAGGCGCTTCCCGGCCACGATGCCTGCATCAATATCGTACTCACATGGGGAGACTCCGCTCGGACGATGCTCGACAATGATACGCGCCCGTGTGTGATGCTGATGGAACTTGCCGCACAAGTCGGCATCAAATCGTTTGTGTTTGTATCATCCACCGCGGCGCTTGGTGAGTATCGCCGCGATATGGATGAGGGGATGATCTCGAAGCCGATGGAGCCGCCGTTTGACTTTTATTGTGCGTCAAAACGAGCCACAGAACTTTTCCTTCTCGCCCAGACGTATCGCTGTGACATGCGCTGCAATATCGTCCGCCCCGGTGCCTTTTTCGGCAGGCCGGCGGTGAAGGGAGTGCGCATGCACGGGAACGATATTTTTACGAAGCTTGCGCGCAGTATTCGGGACAATGAGCCGGTCGAAATTGTGGAGAACACGGGCACGCAGTATCTCGCGGTTCAGGATCTGGCGTGCGTCGTCAACGCCTGCCTGTACGGTTCAATGAACCGGGAGATCTACTTTGTGCTGTCAAAGATCTGGTATACACACGAACAGATTGCCAAAGCGGCGATCCGTATCGCCGGATCAAAGTGCGATCTAGTGCTTCTTCCGAATCCGGAGAAGGACGAACCCAAACTTTACAAACTCGACAAAATTAAAAACCACTTCGGGTTCGAATTCGATGCCTGGCCGGAAATACAGGGAACGCTGGAGTATCTGATCACCGTTCCGGAATCATCCGATCTTTAA
- a CDS encoding ABC transporter permease produces MKKKPSVRMREERLKMVGPRVNLLSVLCMGMLLFCVVIVAGLVAADVIYLAEQKFSVGEIWTLFTAKSILRALRLSLITSLTTLALVIVTALPAGYALSRYRFPGHSLCNTLVDVPIFLPPIVIGISLLAFFGFGVGNALKQALSGGGISLVSWIGIVLCQYVISMSYGIRSVKAAFDTGLRELEQVACTLGCSQWQAFWKVSLPLARPGVMAGCILVWARGIGVFGPLMVFVGTGSRVQVMPTMMWLELSVGNIEVSLAIALIMLVLIGIGLGAIHFLERDRS; encoded by the coding sequence GTGAAGAAAAAACCGTCAGTTCGAATGCGGGAGGAACGGCTGAAAATGGTCGGTCCGCGCGTCAATCTGCTATCCGTGCTGTGTATGGGAATGCTTTTGTTTTGCGTGGTGATTGTGGCCGGGCTGGTTGCCGCTGACGTGATATATCTGGCGGAACAAAAGTTTTCGGTGGGCGAAATCTGGACACTGTTTACCGCCAAATCCATTCTGCGCGCGCTGCGGCTGAGCTTGATTACATCGCTTACGACGCTGGCACTGGTGATTGTGACCGCCCTGCCCGCAGGCTACGCCTTGAGCCGTTACCGCTTCCCCGGCCACTCGCTTTGCAACACGCTGGTCGATGTTCCAATTTTTCTGCCGCCGATAGTGATTGGCATTTCCCTGTTGGCCTTTTTCGGTTTTGGTGTTGGGAATGCGCTGAAACAGGCGCTCAGCGGGGGCGGCATTTCGCTGGTCTCGTGGATTGGTATTGTGCTTTGCCAGTATGTCATTTCCATGTCGTACGGCATTCGCTCCGTGAAGGCCGCGTTCGACACAGGCCTGCGTGAATTAGAGCAGGTGGCCTGCACGCTCGGTTGCTCGCAATGGCAGGCGTTTTGGAAAGTATCGCTGCCGCTGGCGCGCCCCGGTGTGATGGCGGGGTGCATCCTGGTTTGGGCGCGCGGGATCGGCGTGTTCGGCCCGCTAATGGTTTTTGTCGGCACCGGCTCGCGTGTGCAGGTGATGCCGACGATGATGTGGCTTGAACTGAGCGTCGGTAACATCGAGGTCTCGCTGGCGATTGCGCTGATCATGCTTGTGCTCATCGGCATCGGGCTTGGCGCAATCCACTTTCTGGAAAGGGATCGCTCATGA
- a CDS encoding SGNH/GDSL hydrolase family protein, with the protein MKTQLKSGQIILFIGDSITDCGRLEPQHRPLGCGYVQMIADMLAVRDPEKQVHVINTGIGGNTLEDLRSCWIDDALSYRPDWLSIKIGINDCNRWLSNESVLQSPEKFAEYYDELLALTVKSLPDTKLLFIDPFFAGLDEGQDLPDSYRSRVLKTLPRYLETVNAMSAKYNTLHVRMHAGFQEHFKLQHPSRFFPNEPVHPNSAGQMLIAESVYTALSAN; encoded by the coding sequence GTGAAAACACAGTTGAAAAGTGGTCAAATCATTCTGTTCATCGGCGACAGCATCACCGACTGCGGGCGGCTCGAGCCACAGCATCGTCCGCTTGGATGCGGCTATGTGCAGATGATTGCCGACATGCTCGCGGTTCGGGATCCGGAAAAGCAGGTTCACGTCATCAACACAGGCATTGGCGGGAACACGCTGGAGGATCTGCGCTCGTGCTGGATTGATGATGCGCTCTCCTACCGTCCGGACTGGCTGTCGATCAAAATCGGCATCAACGATTGTAACCGCTGGCTCAGTAACGAGAGTGTACTGCAATCCCCCGAAAAATTTGCTGAATACTATGACGAATTGCTGGCGCTGACCGTGAAAAGCCTGCCTGACACAAAGCTGCTTTTTATTGATCCGTTTTTTGCCGGACTGGACGAAGGGCAGGATCTGCCGGACTCTTACCGGAGCCGGGTACTTAAGACCCTGCCGCGCTATCTGGAAACGGTGAACGCGATGAGTGCAAAATACAACACCCTGCATGTTCGTATGCATGCGGGTTTCCAAGAGCACTTCAAGCTTCAGCATCCCTCCCGGTTTTTTCCGAACGAACCGGTACATCCCAATTCCGCCGGACAGATGCTGATCGCAGAATCGGTTTATACGGCGCTATCGGCTAATTAA
- a CDS encoding GH36-type glycosyl hydrolase domain-containing protein gives MSTIGKYGRFIEEDTCFELTATPPRKWVNLHCNEIGEHEIYSEITNIGDGLTWCRDGQGNTCTLVKHDDKYLYIRDEESGAVFCPGGEPAPQTVDNVVTRYYPAKTVTTGECAGLKVEQRVFVPRKHAMEARTVWIENTTDKDKEISIFMYARFQLDGCDSEGRKVWSDNYSEIHPEINGVLVINRNADVPTDRFKGFVLTLNNYHGASGYRDYFTRSDFSLSTPKIIWGWNADNRSGIGPDCAGLVQVKINVLAGGKGRADFLLGQAASTDEVRSILAEASEETLDCWCIEQEAAEEKRTNAFTVKTGNENWDGLLNIFVKKQLYSYLINKSGFRDNLQCDCALALCDYEAAEANLLRSLASQYANGCVPHGFRPLNRLVYSDKPAWIFLAVSWLIKESGNMELLDAVVPYFESDESGTVWDHMLRAMRYLSTDLGANGLCDQHHADWNDGLEATKEAGDRESVMVTMQLCFGMKEFAELAERKGDDATAAFAQAVYDTFAARLNKVAWDGEWYARTLCADGYVIGSSESEEGRIFMNTQSWAVLSGIAPEDRARQCMESVDKLIETERGFQICAPGFSRYDPRIGQMSNSMSGCAENGGCYNHGAGFKGVADCMMGRADDAWRTFEKVTPDNPYNPVSNSECEPFSYNNYYSQVPFVKGRSGYPWRTGTAGWFTMLMVEWILGARRHYDGLLVDPCLPAKIKAASVKRTFRGTVFHITLDNSAGRCKGATEITVDGKQTDGNVLTADGGSHQVNVII, from the coding sequence ATGAGTACAATTGGGAAATATGGACGATTTATCGAAGAGGATACGTGTTTTGAGCTGACCGCCACGCCGCCTCGCAAGTGGGTGAACCTGCACTGTAATGAAATCGGCGAGCACGAGATCTATTCCGAAATCACCAACATCGGTGACGGACTGACATGGTGCCGTGACGGGCAGGGCAACACCTGCACGCTGGTCAAGCATGACGACAAATATCTCTACATTCGCGATGAGGAGTCCGGCGCGGTCTTCTGTCCTGGTGGTGAACCCGCCCCGCAAACGGTCGATAACGTTGTTACGCGCTACTATCCTGCTAAAACTGTCACGACGGGCGAGTGCGCGGGGCTCAAGGTGGAGCAACGCGTCTTTGTGCCGAGAAAACATGCGATGGAGGCGCGCACCGTCTGGATCGAGAACACCACCGATAAAGACAAAGAGATTTCTATCTTCATGTACGCCCGGTTCCAGCTTGATGGCTGCGATTCCGAGGGGCGCAAGGTTTGGAGCGACAACTATTCTGAAATCCATCCCGAGATTAACGGGGTTCTGGTGATCAACCGCAATGCCGACGTGCCGACGGACCGGTTCAAGGGATTTGTCCTGACACTCAACAACTATCATGGAGCCAGCGGCTACCGCGACTACTTCACCCGCTCTGATTTTTCCTTGAGCACCCCGAAAATTATCTGGGGATGGAATGCTGATAACCGGTCGGGCATCGGTCCTGATTGTGCCGGTCTGGTGCAGGTGAAAATCAACGTCCTGGCGGGGGGCAAAGGGCGCGCCGACTTTCTGCTCGGGCAGGCTGCCTCGACCGACGAAGTGAGATCTATTCTTGCCGAGGCCTCCGAGGAAACGCTCGATTGCTGGTGCATAGAGCAGGAAGCTGCCGAGGAAAAACGGACGAACGCCTTCACGGTGAAGACCGGCAATGAAAACTGGGACGGCCTGCTGAACATTTTTGTTAAAAAGCAACTCTACTCGTATCTGATTAACAAGTCCGGATTCCGTGACAACCTGCAGTGCGACTGCGCGCTGGCGCTGTGTGATTACGAAGCCGCCGAAGCCAATCTGCTGCGCTCGCTCGCCTCGCAATATGCTAACGGCTGCGTGCCGCATGGTTTTCGCCCGCTTAACCGGCTGGTTTATTCCGACAAGCCTGCCTGGATTTTTCTGGCGGTTTCCTGGCTCATCAAGGAGAGCGGCAACATGGAGCTGCTAGACGCCGTGGTGCCCTATTTTGAGTCCGATGAATCCGGAACCGTGTGGGATCATATGCTGCGCGCCATGCGCTATCTTTCCACTGATCTCGGTGCCAACGGCTTGTGCGACCAGCATCACGCCGACTGGAACGACGGGCTGGAGGCCACCAAAGAGGCGGGCGACCGTGAGTCGGTAATGGTCACCATGCAGCTCTGTTTCGGCATGAAGGAATTCGCCGAGCTGGCTGAGCGCAAAGGCGACGACGCGACGGCCGCCTTTGCGCAGGCAGTTTACGACACCTTTGCCGCGCGACTCAATAAGGTTGCCTGGGACGGGGAATGGTACGCGCGCACCCTCTGCGCCGACGGCTATGTCATCGGCTCTTCCGAGAGTGAAGAGGGGCGTATTTTTATGAATACCCAGAGCTGGGCTGTGCTTTCCGGAATCGCCCCCGAAGACCGCGCCCGGCAGTGTATGGAATCGGTTGACAAGCTGATTGAAACGGAGCGGGGTTTTCAGATCTGCGCGCCGGGATTCAGCCGGTACGATCCGCGTATTGGGCAGATGTCCAACAGCATGTCTGGTTGTGCTGAAAACGGCGGTTGCTATAATCACGGGGCAGGCTTTAAAGGCGTGGCTGATTGCATGATGGGGCGGGCCGACGATGCCTGGCGCACCTTTGAAAAGGTCACGCCCGACAATCCGTACAATCCGGTTTCCAATTCTGAGTGCGAACCGTTTTCCTATAACAACTACTACAGCCAGGTTCCGTTCGTTAAGGGGCGTTCCGGCTACCCGTGGCGCACCGGCACTGCCGGCTGGTTCACCATGCTGATGGTGGAGTGGATCCTAGGCGCACGCCGTCACTACGATGGCCTGCTGGTCGACCCATGCCTGCCTGCTAAAATTAAAGCAGCATCGGTCAAGCGCACCTTCCGCGGCACCGTGTTCCACATCACGCTCGATAACAGTGCCGGTCGCTGCAAGGGCGCGACCGAGATTACCGTGGATGGCAAACAGACGGATGGGAACGTTCTTACTGCCGATGGCGGGAGCCATCAAGTTAATGTGATAATCTAG